A single genomic interval of Aegicerativicinus sediminis harbors:
- a CDS encoding DUF1569 domain-containing protein — MKNIFDQDTFKELTDRINSLSEEAIPLWGQMEVAQMLHHCQAPLNILLDRNNYNLKGNWIARTFFKKSMYSDKPWSKNLPTVPAFKVTQPKDFEKEKEQLLILLEDSHNKKYAKAIKPHPVFGEFTKEEWGKMQYKHLDHHLRQFGV; from the coding sequence ATGAAGAATATTTTTGATCAAGACACTTTTAAAGAACTAACTGACAGGATAAATAGTCTTTCTGAGGAAGCCATACCCTTATGGGGGCAAATGGAAGTGGCTCAAATGCTACATCACTGTCAGGCGCCGCTAAACATACTTTTGGACCGAAATAATTATAATCTAAAGGGAAATTGGATCGCTAGGACATTCTTTAAAAAAAGTATGTATAGCGATAAGCCCTGGTCTAAAAACCTGCCTACAGTTCCTGCATTTAAGGTTACCCAACCTAAAGATTTTGAAAAGGAAAAAGAACAATTGCTTATTCTATTAGAAGATTCGCACAACAAGAAGTACGCAAAAGCTATTAAACCACATCCCGTATTTGGAGAGTTCACCAAAGAGGAATGGGGTAAAATGCAGTATAAGCATTTAGACCACCATCTAAGACAATTTGGGGTTTAA
- a CDS encoding UDP-N-acetylmuramate--L-alanine ligase → MRIHFIAIGGSAMHNLAIALHLKGDIISGSDDEVYEPSKSRLEKYDLLPKQFGWFPEKINNNLDAIVLGMHAKVDNPELLKAQELQLPIYSYPEFLYEQSKFKTRVVIGGSHGKTTITSMILHVMNYHGIEVDYMVGAQLEGFDVMVKLTEDNDFIVLEGDEYLSSPIDRRPKFHLYHPHIALLSGIAWDHINVFPTFENYVQQFKIFVDSIEAGGSITYNEEDATLVEVVETSQNQIRKIPYRTPPFVVENGNTLLETSEGSIPVEVFGSHNLNNLEGAKWICQHMGVDEVDFYEAISSFKGASKRLELLAKGNYSVAYKDFAHAPSKVKATTQAVKNQFRDFSLLACLELHTYSSLNSQFLKQYKGALDSADKAVVFYSPHALEIKKLEKISKEQIADAFEREDLIIYTDPTEFQEFLFNEDFKNKALLLMSSGTYGGLNFEEVKKLIL, encoded by the coding sequence ATGAGAATCCATTTTATTGCTATCGGGGGCAGTGCGATGCATAATCTTGCAATTGCGCTGCATCTTAAAGGAGATATTATTTCTGGAAGTGATGATGAAGTTTATGAACCCTCTAAATCTAGGCTTGAGAAATACGATCTTTTACCAAAACAATTCGGTTGGTTTCCTGAAAAAATAAATAACAATTTAGATGCAATTGTTCTTGGGATGCACGCTAAAGTAGATAACCCTGAGTTATTAAAGGCGCAAGAATTACAGCTTCCCATATATTCCTATCCAGAATTTTTATATGAGCAATCTAAATTTAAAACCCGTGTTGTGATTGGGGGGAGTCATGGAAAAACCACAATTACATCTATGATTTTACATGTAATGAATTATCATGGTATAGAGGTAGATTATATGGTAGGTGCTCAACTGGAAGGTTTCGATGTTATGGTGAAACTAACTGAGGATAATGATTTTATTGTCTTGGAGGGTGACGAATACTTGAGTTCCCCTATAGATAGAAGGCCTAAATTCCATTTATATCATCCGCATATTGCTTTACTTAGTGGAATTGCATGGGATCATATTAACGTATTCCCAACCTTTGAAAATTACGTCCAGCAGTTTAAAATTTTTGTGGATAGCATTGAAGCAGGGGGGAGTATAACTTATAATGAGGAAGATGCAACTCTAGTCGAGGTTGTTGAAACATCGCAAAACCAGATTAGAAAAATTCCTTATCGCACCCCACCTTTTGTTGTTGAGAATGGAAATACCCTTCTTGAAACCTCTGAAGGAAGTATACCCGTTGAAGTTTTCGGTAGCCACAATCTTAATAATTTAGAAGGAGCGAAATGGATTTGCCAACATATGGGTGTGGATGAGGTGGATTTTTATGAGGCCATCTCAAGTTTTAAGGGAGCAAGTAAACGTTTAGAGTTATTGGCTAAAGGCAACTATTCGGTAGCCTATAAAGATTTTGCCCATGCGCCAAGTAAGGTTAAAGCAACTACTCAAGCAGTTAAGAATCAATTTAGGGATTTTAGCTTACTGGCTTGTTTGGAATTACATACCTATAGTAGCCTGAACTCGCAATTTTTAAAACAATACAAAGGAGCCCTGGATTCTGCTGATAAAGCGGTAGTATTCTATTCCCCACATGCTTTAGAGATTAAAAAGCTTGAGAAAATATCAAAAGAACAAATAGCAGATGCTTTTGAAAGGGAGGACTTAATAATTTATACAGACCCTACTGAATTTCAAGAGTTTTTATTCAATGAGGATTTCAAAAATAAAGCATTGCTTCTAATGAGTTCTGGTACCTATGGGGGATTAAATTTCGAGGAGGTAAAAAAATTAATTTTGTAA
- a CDS encoding tetratricopeptide repeat protein translates to MKALIILLFPFYLIAQSPVQQARKEYEVKNFDKSISILEDYIKTYPKNSEAIELLGDAYGKLKQWEDAKKQYKLLSEKNPKNANYHYKYGGVLGMMALENKLKAIGLIDDIKTEFRTAAELDPNHIDVRWALVEFYMELPGIFGGSMDTAVRYANELEEISKVDGYLAKGFIYEKDGNEKLAETFYKKAKKIGGSKTCFEKLAEFYDHEKRYGDAINVYLDAAKKFQTNDYLFKAGEISAKNKISLLVGLDSLKTYIDNFSDKNQYSIGWAHYLLAQVYRGMGQKTDAMGHISVAIQIHPEEQSFQKEKALIQKL, encoded by the coding sequence GTGAAAGCTCTAATTATTTTATTATTTCCATTTTATTTAATCGCTCAATCTCCGGTTCAACAGGCCCGTAAAGAGTATGAGGTGAAGAATTTTGATAAGTCAATTTCAATTTTAGAGGATTACATAAAAACGTATCCTAAAAATTCTGAAGCGATTGAGCTTTTAGGAGATGCATACGGAAAACTTAAACAATGGGAAGACGCCAAAAAACAGTATAAGTTATTGTCTGAGAAAAATCCGAAAAATGCAAACTACCACTACAAATATGGGGGTGTTCTTGGAATGATGGCTTTGGAAAATAAATTGAAGGCAATTGGTTTAATTGATGATATTAAAACGGAATTCCGTACCGCTGCAGAATTAGATCCCAATCACATTGATGTGCGTTGGGCTTTGGTTGAATTTTACATGGAGTTACCAGGAATATTTGGTGGTAGCATGGATACTGCTGTAAGGTATGCTAATGAACTAGAAGAAATTTCAAAAGTTGACGGATATCTGGCCAAAGGTTTTATTTATGAGAAAGATGGTAATGAAAAGCTAGCAGAAACTTTTTACAAAAAAGCAAAAAAAATAGGAGGTTCTAAAACCTGTTTTGAAAAGTTGGCCGAATTTTATGACCATGAAAAAAGGTATGGAGATGCAATAAATGTCTATCTAGATGCTGCAAAAAAATTTCAAACGAATGACTATTTATTTAAAGCAGGAGAAATCAGTGCCAAAAATAAGATATCCCTTCTTGTTGGTTTAGATTCTTTAAAAACCTATATCGATAATTTTTCAGACAAAAACCAGTATTCAATTGGGTGGGCTCATTATCTGTTAGCACAGGTGTATAGGGGCATGGGACAGAAAACTGATGCGATGGGGCATATCTCTGTTGCCATACAAATACATCCTGAAGAGCAGTCCTTTCAAAAGGAAAAAGCTTTAATTCAAAAGCTTTAA